In Saccharicrinis carchari, the DNA window CCATGGCCTCGGGAAGTAAGGGGCCGTTTTTCGTTAGATCGAACTGAAAGAGGAAGCGGTTATATTTGTGCTTCTCCTCGGGTACTACTTTCGATAGCGGTATCCTGTCGCTCAGCATGCTGCTCCAATCCATCTGGCGTAATATCGAATCTAATTGAGCCGCAGAATACCCCACGGCATATAATCCGCCCATAATACTTCCCATGCTGGTACCCGCAATGTAATCGGGTCTGATGTTTAATTCTTCCAACACTTTAAGAACACCAATGTGTGCCATGCCTTTGGCACCCCCGCCACTAAGTACTAAACCAATTTTCGGACGGTGTTCGTTGCTGCTTGGTGATTGTGCCACACCTTTAGTATAGGCAAACAGCAGTAGTAGAACAAAAGCATAAGTTTTAATCATGGTGTTGTGTTATGTTTTATTTTTAGTTAACAGCACCGATCCATACATGTCGATGAGCTCTACAAACTGCTCAGGTACCGTTAATTCAAATTCGTTTACAGCCTTACGCACGCCTTCCCAGTTGTGGTTGTAATCGTGCACCAAAATGGAACCACCGGGTGCCAGACGAGGATAAAAAAACTGCAGGCCATCCAGCGTTGATTGATACAAGTCGGCATCCAGGTGCACAAAGGCAAATTTTTCGTTCCCGATACCTTTTGCCGTTTCGGGAAAAATACCTTTAAAAATTTTAACCTTGTGGTTACCTTTTATATAGTTCTCTACCTGCTTTTGGCTTGTGTGCTCAAAATTAACCGTATGCGGACGCACAGTGCCGTCGCAGTCTTCGCGTATGACCTGTGCAGGTAGCCCTGAAAAACTGTCAAATAGGTAAAGCACTCGTTCGGGCAGCATATGATGCACAAGTTTGGCAGTATGACCTTTATATACGCCCACCTCGGCCAACTGTCCGGGAATGTTTTTGTTAATAATGCCCTGTAATACAAACCAGATACTATAAAAACGGTTCCGGTCTTTAAATTTTCGTTCCATCCGCTTTATTGTGGTAGGCACCTTTTTCTTTTTGCACATCTCTAACCATTGGTATGGTTTAAAAACCTTAAATGTCCAGAAGCTCCAGAAATAGCTGATAGCCAGCCATGCCACAATATTAACAAGGAGGAGGTTGATATATAGAATAATATTCATGAAGCGGTATTATTAAAGGATGAATTTACAATATTAAGACGCAATGGTCAATAGAGAAATAATTTTGGAATCAATATTATTAAAACAATTTATCCGATTTACCCTGGTACTTTTCGAGAATAGTTTGGTTTTCCTTTTTCCGCATTTTGTTTGCTTTTTGTTCCGGCGTATGCTTTAGTCCAAATTCGAGGGCTACCCCTAAAAGCAGCGTGCCGGAAGTATAGTTGTTGTTTCTAACTTTACTTAACCGTTGATGGGTATGGGCCGACAAAAAGTAAGGGACTGTATTTGCGCCAACAAAAACTCTGGCTCCTGTATTGTCCCCCAAAAAATCTCCATAAAAATTAAAACCCAACTTCCACTCCACATACATCTTACCATCGCTAAGTGTTTGCGAAGTGATGCGCTCATTCGCATTGCTGTATTGGTTCAAATCGCTTGTGTTACGGGCATAGCCTGCTTCAAATGAGGTATACATAGCGGTGTGACTGTTAACTTTATTGAGGGCCAAGGAACTATTAATGGCCAGAAAAACCTGAGCCCCCGAAAACCTGCTGTATTTGTAACTTATGTCGTTCATCTCAAAATTAAAATCATCATTGTCTAATGAAGCCAAGTAATACTTAAATCCGGCATCTATGTCGAAACGGTAAAATGGTTTATACTTTACATAGGCTCCTAATGTAAAGTTTTTATCGTTGGACATTTCGCCCATAAGCCCCTGGATATTAAGTCCCCAACGTATATCAGGCATTGTCATTTCGTAAGTTTCAAAATCGTTCTGTTTTGGCTCAAGTGTTTTTTTTATGGATTCAACATTGGCCTCCTGCGCATACATGGTAAGTGAGATAAGCATGCCGGCCAAAAGGAGTCGTAATTTGTATAGGTTCATCTGTTTTTATCGCTATTTTTGTTCAAAAATAATAAATATGCTCAATGTTTTAATTGTTTACGCAGTTCAGGAAGAAAGGGTGCAGCTTACCATGCCCCGATGTAAATTTCATTATTGCCGTACGGGAGTAGGTAAGGTGGCGGCAGCTATCGCTGTAGAGCAGGCCATTGCCACTCATCAGCCCGATGTGGTTATTAATATTGGCACGGCCGGGGCTATTCATTACAAAATAGGTTCGGTGCATTTATGTCAGAAATTTGTGGATAGGGACATGGAGAAACTGAATAATTTTGGGGTTCCGTTTGAAGAGGATTTTACCGATGAAGTGCGTAAGTGTGGTTTTTTTAAAAATTGGGTGTTCGAGAGCGTTTGCAATACCGGCGACACCTTTTTAACCACTGCCGATGGTACCGGCGATGTATTCGACATGGAATCTTTTGCGGTGGCAAGAGTGTGCCGTATGAACAATGTACCGTTTGTGGGTGTAAAATGCGTTACCGATATCATAGGGCAAAATTCCATTCAGCATTGGGAAGAAAAACTGGCCGAAGCACAAGCCATTCTGCAACAGTTTGTAAATGATAATCCGCTTCTGGTGCCCGACGATCATATTACCCGGGAGGCCAGACAAATCATCCATCAGCTAAAAATGAACAAACATCCTGAAGGAGGATGGTTTAAAGAAGTATATAAATCGGATATCGTTTTAAAAAAGGAAGGCTTACCCGGGACTTTCGATTCGGATAGAAGTGCCTTAACTTCTATCTATTATCTCCTGGCAGGGGAAAGGTTCTCGGCCTTTCATAAAATTAAATCACCCGAAGTATGGTATTTTCACCGCGGTATGCCTTTGATTATTCATATGATTGATCCTAAAGGGTGTTATAGCCATGTGGAACTCTCGGAGCGTATTAACGGCCATTTGCAATATACTGTTGAACCCCATACCTGGTTTGCTGCCGAGGTTAAAGAAGGCTTGGGTTATTCGTTGGTAAGCTGTGCTGTGGCGCCCGGCTTCGATTTTGCCGACTTTGAACTGGGGCAGACCAAGAAGCTGCTTGCGCTATTCCCTATGCACAAAGAACTTATTTCAAGGTTTAGTATTTAAATTCCTAAGATTTTAAAAGTGAATGATTGGGGTGTATTGGCAGATGTGTTTTA includes these proteins:
- a CDS encoding TylF/MycF/NovP-related O-methyltransferase — its product is MNIILYINLLLVNIVAWLAISYFWSFWTFKVFKPYQWLEMCKKKKVPTTIKRMERKFKDRNRFYSIWFVLQGIINKNIPGQLAEVGVYKGHTAKLVHHMLPERVLYLFDSFSGLPAQVIREDCDGTVRPHTVNFEHTSQKQVENYIKGNHKVKIFKGIFPETAKGIGNEKFAFVHLDADLYQSTLDGLQFFYPRLAPGGSILVHDYNHNWEGVRKAVNEFELTVPEQFVELIDMYGSVLLTKNKT
- a CDS encoding cupin domain-containing protein, whose translation is MLNVLIVYAVQEERVQLTMPRCKFHYCRTGVGKVAAAIAVEQAIATHQPDVVINIGTAGAIHYKIGSVHLCQKFVDRDMEKLNNFGVPFEEDFTDEVRKCGFFKNWVFESVCNTGDTFLTTADGTGDVFDMESFAVARVCRMNNVPFVGVKCVTDIIGQNSIQHWEEKLAEAQAILQQFVNDNPLLVPDDHITREARQIIHQLKMNKHPEGGWFKEVYKSDIVLKKEGLPGTFDSDRSALTSIYYLLAGERFSAFHKIKSPEVWYFHRGMPLIIHMIDPKGCYSHVELSERINGHLQYTVEPHTWFAAEVKEGLGYSLVSCAVAPGFDFADFELGQTKKLLALFPMHKELISRFSI